One genomic segment of Deinococcus gobiensis I-0 includes these proteins:
- a CDS encoding nucleotidyl transferase AbiEii/AbiGii toxin family protein encodes MRYTTAAAFRRALDDRLSRQGLVDGMDVSRLQRQVTYERFLARLFRVTGDTWVLKGGYALELRLGGQARATKDLDFLAPLEADLLDTLQETAEQNLGDHFEFQVELPRKGRLTGPPEGGQRFRVTGRLDGRPYATFSVDVGQGDLLLSPLDQLPARVDVTFAGLPEETFPIYPRAEHFAEKLHAYTRPRSSGENTRVKDLLDLSLLLSDPAFPPAQAVAKTVRAVFEHYGTHPVPQVIPLPPRTWQDTYQETAQELQHPVTDMDEAVREIQRFLQSGHSTL; translated from the coding sequence ATGAGATACACCACCGCTGCCGCTTTCCGCCGCGCTCTGGATGACCGGCTCAGTCGTCAGGGCCTCGTGGACGGAATGGACGTCTCACGGCTCCAACGCCAGGTGACCTACGAGCGCTTCCTGGCACGGCTCTTCCGAGTCACTGGCGACACCTGGGTCCTCAAGGGGGGGTACGCCCTTGAGCTCCGGTTGGGCGGGCAGGCCCGGGCCACGAAAGACCTGGATTTCCTGGCGCCGCTGGAAGCTGACCTGTTGGACACCCTTCAGGAGACCGCTGAGCAGAACCTTGGAGATCACTTCGAGTTTCAGGTCGAGCTCCCCAGAAAAGGCAGGCTGACTGGCCCACCGGAGGGCGGGCAGCGATTCCGGGTGACGGGTCGACTGGATGGACGTCCCTATGCCACGTTCTCGGTCGATGTCGGGCAGGGTGACCTGCTCCTGAGTCCACTCGACCAGCTGCCGGCCCGCGTTGACGTGACCTTCGCGGGGTTGCCTGAAGAGACCTTCCCTATCTATCCCCGTGCAGAGCACTTTGCCGAGAAGCTCCATGCCTACACCCGACCTCGGAGTTCTGGGGAGAACACACGCGTAAAGGATCTGTTGGACCTGAGCCTGTTGCTGTCCGATCCGGCATTCCCGCCAGCACAGGCTGTGGCCAAAACTGTGCGCGCTGTGTTCGAGCACTACGGCACGCACCCGGTGCCACAGGTGATTCCCCTGCCGCCCAGAACCTGGCAGGACACCTACCAGGAGACCGCCCAGGAGCTGCAGCATCCCGTGACGGACATGGATGAGGCGGTCAGGGAGATCCAGCGCTTCCTTCAGTCTGGT